A genomic window from Candidatus Eisenbacteria bacterium includes:
- a CDS encoding hydrogenase iron-sulfur subunit, protein MRHLRELVSLGGDHGDALHRPPGVRDDRRAARRGGGAVSGALKPAARRPRVGDSGASWDPSIVVFACNWCSYAGADTAGVSRIQQQPHFRIIRVMCSGRIQPGFVLRAFEKGADGVLVSGCHFGDCHYIFGNHRAVEQFDKTKKVVRLLGIEEGRLRLEWISAAEGARFAQVIGEFTDTVRRLGPSPLGASAGRRSAAQPARGETEP, encoded by the coding sequence ATGCGGCACCTGCGCGAGCTGGTGTCCCTCGGGGGCGATCACGGCGATGCACTTCACCGACCGCCAGGTGTTCGCGATGATCGACGAGCTGCTCGCCGAGGAGGCGGCGCCGTGAGCGGGGCCCTGAAGCCGGCCGCGCGGCGCCCTCGCGTCGGGGATTCCGGGGCGTCCTGGGATCCCAGCATCGTCGTCTTCGCCTGCAACTGGTGCTCCTACGCCGGGGCCGACACCGCGGGAGTATCGAGGATCCAGCAGCAGCCCCACTTCCGGATCATCCGCGTCATGTGCTCGGGGAGGATCCAGCCGGGATTCGTCCTGCGGGCGTTCGAGAAGGGGGCCGACGGCGTTCTGGTGTCGGGATGCCACTTCGGCGACTGCCACTACATCTTCGGGAATCATCGGGCCGTCGAGCAGTTCGACAAGACGAAGAAGGTCGTCCGTCTCCTCGGGATCGAGGAAGGGCGCCTCCGCCTCGAGTGGATCAGCGCGGCGGAAGGGGCCCGGTTCGCACAGGTGATCGGGGAGTTCACCGACACGGTTCGCAGGCTCGGTCCTAGCCCGCTCGGAGCGAGCGCGGGACGGCGATCGGCCGCGCAACCGGCAAGAGGCGAGACCGAGCCATGA
- a CDS encoding (Fe-S)-binding protein — protein sequence MTLTQDLLKAAGRSRAWACYDCGKCTATCPVSRTGRDYSPRRHVLATVLGHEDEILSDGKIHACLTCSLCDQRCPAQVRYTDLMLLLREMAHREGVEPECPHGGALQSVMRMMAGGKTEQDRMGWMPSDLRADPEKGEVFYWTGCSMYYDAFFPELESRALRGTEAAVRALNRLGIVPVVSPRERCCGHDLLWNGDRASFERLAEHNVDLVAGSGAATLVVSCAECLRTWSIDYAPRFKGKAPRIVHISTYLLERLPDLRIAAREPLRVTYQDPCRLGRHLGIYDPPRELLAGIPGVELIEMRHARAAAGCCAGGTWSDCDRFAKQIQVSRLREARATGAEVLVTACPKCQIHFRCAMKDPKVGEEVQIEMRDLAEIVAEALAPNE from the coding sequence ATGACGCTGACGCAAGATCTGCTCAAGGCGGCCGGGAGGTCCAGGGCGTGGGCCTGCTACGACTGCGGCAAGTGCACGGCCACTTGCCCCGTGAGCCGGACCGGGCGCGACTACAGCCCGCGCCGTCATGTCCTCGCGACGGTTCTCGGCCACGAGGATGAGATCCTGAGCGACGGCAAGATCCACGCGTGTCTCACCTGCTCGCTGTGCGACCAGCGATGCCCGGCGCAGGTGCGCTACACCGATCTCATGCTCCTGCTCCGCGAGATGGCTCATCGGGAAGGGGTCGAGCCCGAGTGTCCGCACGGCGGCGCGTTGCAGTCGGTCATGCGCATGATGGCCGGAGGCAAGACCGAGCAGGACCGGATGGGGTGGATGCCGAGCGATCTCCGCGCCGACCCCGAGAAGGGGGAGGTCTTCTACTGGACCGGCTGCTCCATGTACTACGACGCCTTCTTCCCCGAGCTCGAGTCGCGCGCGCTGCGCGGGACCGAGGCGGCCGTCAGGGCGCTCAACCGTCTCGGGATCGTCCCGGTCGTCTCGCCCCGGGAGCGCTGCTGCGGCCACGACCTCCTCTGGAACGGGGATCGCGCGAGCTTCGAGCGGCTCGCCGAGCACAATGTGGACCTTGTCGCCGGGAGCGGAGCGGCGACCCTCGTCGTTTCCTGCGCCGAGTGCCTTAGAACATGGTCGATCGACTACGCCCCGCGCTTCAAAGGGAAGGCGCCGAGGATCGTCCACATCTCGACCTATCTGCTCGAGCGCCTCCCGGACCTTCGCATCGCCGCGAGGGAGCCGCTGCGGGTCACCTACCAGGATCCTTGCCGCCTGGGTAGGCATCTGGGGATCTATGACCCCCCGAGGGAGCTTCTTGCGGGGATCCCCGGGGTCGAGCTCATAGAGATGCGTCACGCGCGCGCCGCCGCGGGCTGCTGCGCCGGAGGAACCTGGTCGGACTGCGACCGCTTCGCGAAGCAGATCCAGGTGTCGCGCCTCAGGGAAGCGCGCGCCACGGGCGCCGAGGTCCTGGTCACCGCCTGTCCGAAGTGCCAGATCCACTTTCGATGCGCCATGAAGGATCCCAAGGTCGGGGAAGAAGTGCAGATCGAGATGAGGGATCTTGCGGAGATCGTCGCGGAGGCCCTCGCTCCGAACGAGTAA
- a CDS encoding hydrogenase iron-sulfur subunit gives MIREQTDDGVRVGVFVCDCGLNIAGAVDCADVAEYASTLPDVACVVRNKYTCADPGQNEIKTAIQQHRLNRVVVASCTPRQHEPTFRQCVYEAGLNPYLMEMANLREHCSWVHPTDRDGATWKAKDLVAGAVARARLLQPQEEMSVQVTKQALVIGGGVAGIEAALQLADAGHRVVLVEKEASIGGIMAQLDKTYPTMDCSIUILGPKAIDAGRHQKIELLTYSEVEEVSGYVGNFTVKIRKKARYVDPSLCNACGECSKICPVVKPDEFQMGLSSRKAVYIPFPQAVPCSYVLNMDDCLGNNPLACGKCAEVCEKKAINYDDRDQIVTREVGAIVVAVGLDVYDPTEMDEYGYTRFENVITSMEFERLICAGGPTAGHFVRPSDQKRPQRIGFIQCVGSRNPKIGRPYCSNICCMNTVKDTLLLADHYPDVENTVFYQDIRAFGKMFEDMFQRSKEAGTRYVRGLPGDIEEDPVTRNLVITVENTTSGRIERHGLDMVILSVGVEPRKDLDKICRMLTLSRTSDGFLMESHPKLKPVDAPTRGVYFAGFCESPKDIKDAVCQAGAAASRGGALLNAGRIKIEAITSRIDEAACKKCGLCAAVCPYGAIVWKKGDVAVVVEAACAGCGACGATCQFGAITMRHFTDDQILAQVRAILADRPQEKVFAFACNWCSYAGGDMAGISRIQYPATGRVIRTMCSARVSEEMVLEAFRCGAPVVLLSGCHYADCHYINANRQTVKRMQRLWDKLEAAGVRPERLQLEWISAAEGQKFAKVMKQMEELRRTVTAEEIQHARKALRPKPRKVAVEEVVG, from the coding sequence ATGATACGCGAGCAGACCGACGACGGCGTCCGGGTGGGCGTCTTCGTCTGCGACTGCGGGTTGAACATTGCGGGCGCCGTGGACTGCGCCGACGTGGCGGAGTACGCAAGCACGCTGCCGGACGTGGCCTGCGTCGTACGCAACAAGTACACCTGCGCCGACCCGGGCCAGAACGAGATCAAGACCGCGATCCAGCAGCACCGGCTGAACCGGGTCGTGGTCGCATCCTGCACGCCCAGGCAGCACGAGCCGACGTTCCGCCAGTGCGTCTACGAGGCGGGCCTGAATCCCTATCTGATGGAGATGGCCAATCTGAGGGAGCACTGCTCCTGGGTCCATCCCACCGATCGGGATGGCGCCACGTGGAAGGCGAAGGATCTCGTGGCGGGGGCGGTGGCGCGGGCCCGGCTCCTGCAGCCGCAGGAAGAGATGAGCGTCCAGGTGACCAAGCAGGCGCTCGTGATAGGGGGCGGCGTGGCCGGCATCGAAGCGGCCCTGCAGCTCGCCGATGCCGGGCATCGAGTGGTGCTGGTCGAGAAGGAGGCGTCGATCGGCGGGATCATGGCCCAGCTAGACAAGACCTATCCCACGATGGACTGCTCCATATGAATTCTCGGCCCTAAGGCCATCGATGCCGGTCGGCATCAGAAAATCGAGCTCCTGACCTATAGCGAAGTCGAAGAGGTCTCCGGCTACGTCGGCAACTTCACGGTCAAGATCCGCAAGAAGGCGCGCTATGTGGACCCTTCGCTCTGCAACGCCTGCGGCGAGTGCTCGAAGATCTGTCCGGTAGTCAAGCCGGACGAGTTCCAGATGGGGCTCTCGTCCCGCAAGGCGGTCTACATCCCCTTCCCGCAGGCGGTCCCATGCTCCTATGTCCTCAACATGGACGACTGCCTGGGGAACAATCCGCTCGCCTGCGGCAAGTGCGCCGAGGTCTGCGAGAAGAAGGCGATCAACTACGACGACCGCGATCAGATCGTCACGCGCGAGGTCGGAGCGATCGTCGTCGCGGTCGGCCTCGATGTCTACGATCCCACCGAGATGGACGAGTATGGATACACGCGATTCGAGAACGTGATCACGTCGATGGAGTTCGAGCGCCTGATCTGCGCGGGGGGGCCCACGGCGGGGCACTTCGTCCGGCCCAGCGACCAGAAGAGGCCCCAGAGGATCGGGTTCATCCAGTGCGTCGGCTCGAGGAATCCGAAGATCGGCCGCCCCTACTGCTCCAATATCTGCTGCATGAACACGGTGAAGGACACGCTGCTGCTCGCGGACCACTATCCGGACGTGGAGAACACGGTCTTCTACCAGGACATCCGCGCCTTCGGAAAGATGTTCGAGGACATGTTCCAGCGCTCCAAGGAAGCGGGAACGCGCTACGTCCGCGGGCTGCCGGGGGACATCGAGGAGGATCCGGTCACGCGCAATCTCGTCATCACCGTGGAGAACACCACTTCCGGCCGCATCGAGCGCCACGGGCTGGACATGGTGATCCTCTCCGTCGGCGTCGAGCCCCGGAAGGACCTGGACAAGATATGCAGGATGCTGACCCTCTCGCGGACCTCGGACGGCTTCCTGATGGAGTCGCATCCCAAGCTCAAGCCGGTCGACGCTCCGACGCGGGGCGTCTACTTCGCCGGCTTCTGCGAGTCGCCGAAGGACATCAAGGACGCCGTCTGCCAGGCGGGCGCGGCCGCGTCGCGCGGCGGGGCGCTCCTCAACGCGGGACGGATCAAGATCGAGGCGATCACCAGCCGCATCGACGAAGCGGCCTGCAAGAAGTGCGGACTCTGCGCGGCGGTCTGCCCCTATGGCGCGATCGTCTGGAAGAAGGGAGACGTCGCCGTCGTGGTCGAGGCGGCGTGCGCGGGCTGCGGCGCGTGCGGCGCGACCTGCCAGTTCGGGGCGATCACGATGCGCCACTTCACAGATGATCAGATCCTGGCGCAGGTGAGGGCGATCCTGGCCGATCGTCCGCAGGAGAAGGTTTTCGCCTTCGCATGCAACTGGTGCTCCTATGCGGGGGGCGACATGGCGGGGATCTCGAGGATCCAGTATCCGGCGACGGGACGCGTCATTCGGACGATGTGCTCGGCCCGGGTCTCGGAAGAGATGGTCCTCGAGGCGTTCCGTTGCGGAGCGCCTGTCGTGCTCCTCTCGGGCTGTCACTACGCGGACTGCCACTACATCAACGCGAATCGCCAGACGGTCAAGAGGATGCAACGCCTCTGGGACAAGCTGGAGGCGGCGGGGGTGCGCCCGGAGCGGCTTCAGCTCGAGTGGATCAGCGCCGCTGAAGGACAGAAGTTCGCCAAGGTGATGAAGCAGATGGAGGAGCTGCGGCGCACCGTGACGGCGGAGGAGATCCAACACGCGCGGAAGGCGCTGCGGCCGAAGCCGAGGAAGGTGGCGGTGGAGGAGGTCGTAGGCTAG
- a CDS encoding zinc ribbon domain-containing protein translates to MGATIEKFRCMMCGHEYEEAVEKGEDKERSCPKCRSNSIRHLKKRPAARESLQG, encoded by the coding sequence ATGGGGGCGACGATCGAGAAGTTCCGATGCATGATGTGCGGCCACGAGTACGAGGAGGCCGTCGAGAAGGGAGAGGACAAGGAGCGATCCTGTCCGAAGTGCCGCTCCAACAGCATTCGCCACCTCAAGAAGAGGCCGGCGGCCAGGGAGTCGCTCCAGGGATGA
- a CDS encoding 4Fe-4S dicluster domain-containing protein, protein MIGNDEGREGAVRVDFAFKRELAKKIEGNLASYCYQCGACAGDCPATTYSGNRFNPREIMLKVLYGLGDELLTKESILWECTNCYNCHERCPQEVKPVEVIISLKNMLADRGICPEPVEQVIRTFESSGRTTPMTSAVNRQRESYGLSPLMDVPMEEVRALIEPEAGPVIATAAEFPEIARRPAPTSTDSQGSRRFAFFPGCLIPVRHPAMEFAIRHTLLNLGIEIVDLEGASCCPDPIYFKSKDKLSWLCVAARNLCLAEEQGVDLFTNCSGCTATLSETYHLLHDDALRARVNERLARIGKRYEGRSRIRHIVTLLRDVVGYEAVRASVVRPLEGLNVAIHYGCHLLKPSKIMAVDDPNNPIVMENLVEALGAKPVRHRNWHLCCGKACQAEDIPSNMMHDLLGAVREERADLLGLICPTCFGQFDHGQAKIAAQFGEEFGTPAVYYFQLLAFAQGVSYDKLGFARQRFKPECLKRFE, encoded by the coding sequence ATGATCGGCAACGACGAAGGCCGGGAGGGAGCCGTCCGGGTCGACTTCGCCTTCAAGCGAGAGCTGGCGAAGAAGATCGAGGGGAACCTCGCGAGCTACTGCTACCAGTGCGGGGCCTGCGCGGGCGATTGCCCCGCCACGACCTACAGCGGCAACCGGTTCAATCCGCGCGAGATCATGTTGAAGGTTCTCTACGGCCTCGGCGATGAGCTGCTCACGAAGGAGTCGATCCTCTGGGAGTGCACCAACTGCTACAACTGTCATGAGCGATGCCCGCAGGAGGTGAAGCCGGTAGAGGTCATCATCTCCCTGAAAAACATGCTTGCCGATCGCGGGATCTGCCCCGAGCCCGTGGAACAGGTCATTCGGACGTTCGAGTCGAGCGGTCGAACGACCCCGATGACATCGGCCGTCAATCGGCAGCGGGAGTCATATGGCCTCTCTCCCCTGATGGATGTCCCGATGGAGGAGGTTCGAGCGCTCATCGAACCGGAGGCGGGACCGGTGATCGCCACGGCGGCCGAGTTCCCCGAGATCGCGCGGAGGCCGGCCCCGACCTCCACCGACTCGCAAGGCTCGCGCCGCTTCGCCTTCTTCCCCGGCTGCTTGATCCCCGTGAGGCATCCGGCGATGGAGTTCGCGATTCGCCATACGCTCTTGAACCTCGGCATCGAGATCGTCGACCTCGAGGGCGCCTCCTGCTGCCCCGATCCGATCTACTTCAAGTCCAAGGACAAGCTGTCGTGGCTCTGCGTCGCCGCCCGCAATCTCTGCCTGGCCGAGGAGCAGGGCGTCGATCTGTTCACGAACTGCTCCGGGTGCACGGCGACCCTTTCGGAGACCTACCACCTTCTTCATGACGATGCGCTGCGGGCTCGGGTGAATGAGAGGCTGGCGAGGATCGGGAAGAGGTACGAGGGCCGAAGCCGCATTCGCCACATCGTGACCCTGCTGAGGGACGTCGTCGGCTATGAAGCCGTCAGGGCGTCGGTCGTTCGGCCTCTCGAAGGGCTCAACGTGGCGATCCACTACGGCTGCCATCTTCTGAAGCCGAGCAAGATCATGGCGGTGGATGATCCGAACAACCCGATCGTGATGGAGAACCTAGTCGAGGCGCTGGGGGCGAAGCCCGTCCGCCACAGGAACTGGCACCTGTGCTGCGGGAAGGCCTGTCAGGCGGAGGACATCCCCTCGAACATGATGCACGATCTCCTCGGCGCCGTCCGGGAAGAGCGGGCCGACCTTCTGGGGTTGATCTGCCCGACCTGCTTCGGCCAGTTCGATCACGGGCAGGCGAAGATCGCGGCGCAGTTCGGGGAGGAGTTCGGCACGCCCGCCGTCTACTACTTCCAGCTTCTCGCGTTCGCGCAGGGCGTTTCCTACGACAAGCTGGGATTCGCGAGGCAGCGCTTCAAGCCGGAGTGCTTGAAGAGGTTTGAATAA
- a CDS encoding amidohydrolase family protein produces MARECPRIGDALESLTGVLFFTSGAFKVEPRTTADISGEVIPSYALLGTVVTMDDGLSVLQDAYVIIRGDRIVAIQQAEPPGVPIVDCEGLIFPGLIDAHNHAVWNILDLIPFNRTFNDRSEWRAHPLYADFQTQYYAMRNYGGSDAQTSNAYKLAEVRALCAGTTMIQSTNCNGPAYDYFAHQGIGIGNAERFPSRVFDSVFPLNETQAFWTQKRGEYWERFVIHLSEGINAGALQEFYTWRDWGMLDGRTTILHGVPYGPSEWTQMAAAGASLVWAPASNWYLYAASPNIPQALAAGVNVAIAPDWTESGCRDMLAEMKYGYALNVSLWGGMLTAEDFALFATRNAAQAMGLHERTGKLAPGFQADCLVIPGDPQSPYDALLAADPADVRLTVVSGRPMYGDQELMTQFPFLESMEEIEICGREKMLAVQVDAFAIPASDKAMSLVISELEEAYGHALPRVCAFLGPYYCSAAGADDLAHAGGPSLSVWPNPSRGSATLKLGGLGGGPARLEIYDGRGGIVRGLLAGTRGAADRLAVWDGRDEAGRRVASGVYFVRLDGGTRASGAKIQLIR; encoded by the coding sequence ATGGCCCGTGAATGCCCCCGGATCGGCGATGCGCTGGAGTCCCTGACCGGAGTCCTCTTCTTCACGAGCGGGGCATTCAAGGTCGAGCCGAGGACGACGGCCGACATCAGTGGGGAGGTCATACCTTCCTATGCGCTTCTCGGGACCGTCGTGACGATGGATGACGGCCTGAGCGTCCTTCAGGACGCCTACGTGATCATCCGAGGCGACCGGATCGTCGCCATACAGCAAGCCGAACCGCCGGGAGTGCCGATCGTCGATTGCGAGGGTCTGATCTTCCCGGGCCTGATCGACGCCCACAATCATGCAGTCTGGAACATCCTCGACCTGATCCCGTTCAACCGGACCTTCAACGATCGCTCTGAGTGGCGCGCGCATCCGCTCTATGCGGACTTCCAGACGCAGTACTACGCCATGCGCAACTATGGAGGCTCCGACGCGCAGACCTCGAACGCCTACAAGCTTGCCGAGGTCAGGGCGTTGTGCGCCGGGACCACGATGATCCAGAGCACCAACTGCAACGGCCCTGCCTACGACTACTTCGCCCACCAAGGAATCGGCATCGGCAATGCCGAGCGGTTTCCCAGCAGGGTCTTTGATTCGGTGTTTCCTCTCAATGAGACCCAGGCGTTCTGGACGCAGAAGCGCGGCGAGTACTGGGAGCGCTTCGTCATCCACCTGTCGGAGGGGATCAACGCCGGCGCGCTGCAGGAGTTCTACACCTGGCGGGACTGGGGCATGCTCGATGGGCGGACCACGATCCTCCACGGCGTTCCCTACGGTCCGAGCGAGTGGACGCAGATGGCCGCGGCCGGCGCGAGCCTGGTCTGGGCGCCGGCCAGCAACTGGTATCTGTACGCGGCATCGCCGAACATCCCCCAGGCCCTGGCCGCCGGCGTGAATGTCGCGATCGCTCCCGACTGGACCGAGTCGGGATGCCGGGACATGCTCGCGGAGATGAAGTACGGCTACGCGCTGAACGTCTCCCTCTGGGGCGGCATGCTGACGGCGGAGGACTTCGCCCTATTCGCGACGCGCAACGCCGCGCAAGCCATGGGGCTCCACGAGAGGACCGGCAAGCTTGCGCCAGGGTTCCAGGCGGATTGCCTGGTCATTCCGGGCGACCCGCAGAGCCCCTACGATGCGCTGCTGGCCGCGGATCCGGCCGACGTGCGACTGACCGTCGTCAGCGGCCGGCCGATGTACGGCGATCAGGAGTTGATGACGCAGTTCCCGTTCCTGGAGAGCATGGAGGAGATCGAGATCTGTGGCCGCGAGAAGATGCTGGCTGTTCAGGTCGACGCCTTCGCGATTCCGGCCTCCGACAAGGCGATGTCCCTCGTCATCTCGGAGCTGGAGGAGGCTTACGGCCATGCCCTTCCGCGGGTCTGCGCGTTTCTCGGCCCTTACTACTGCTCGGCCGCCGGCGCGGATGATCTGGCCCATGCTGGCGGTCCTTCGCTCTCGGTCTGGCCCAATCCCTCTCGCGGATCAGCGACGCTCAAGCTTGGCGGCCTGGGCGGCGGTCCCGCCCGTCTTGAAATCTATGACGGGCGTGGAGGGATCGTTCGTGGTCTCCTCGCAGGAACGCGGGGCGCTGCGGATCGCCTCGCCGTCTGGGACGGTCGGGACGAGGCCGGGAGAAGAGTGGCGTCGGGCGTTTACTTCGTTCGCCTCGACGGCGGCACGCGAGCCTCGGGCGCGAAGATCCAGCTGATTCGGTAG
- a CDS encoding PTS sugar transporter subunit IIA produces the protein MRPPPAWPSHCAMLECGVSRGDFMNLARLLRPELIKLEMETQNPPQEEPPLPRERYIWRVKEEALLELAQLVEAGGRTGSVGKLHTDLLSREKKASTGLVRGIAVPHVRTIHAKELLFAFARSSRGLEFDCLDGQPAHLFFVIVAPPYDDAQYLKIYKQMAVAFQTTDVREAFLKAKDEGEVIRAMRLMGD, from the coding sequence ATGCGGCCGCCTCCCGCGTGGCCCAGCCATTGCGCCATGCTGGAATGCGGCGTGAGCCGAGGCGATTTCATGAATCTGGCCCGTCTCCTGAGACCCGAGCTGATCAAGCTCGAGATGGAGACCCAAAACCCTCCCCAGGAGGAGCCGCCCCTTCCCCGCGAGCGATACATCTGGCGGGTCAAGGAAGAGGCGCTCCTGGAGCTTGCGCAACTCGTCGAGGCCGGCGGCAGAACGGGGAGCGTGGGAAAACTCCACACTGATCTTCTGAGCCGCGAGAAGAAGGCGAGCACGGGCCTCGTGCGCGGCATCGCCGTTCCCCACGTTCGAACGATTCACGCCAAGGAGCTTCTCTTCGCCTTCGCCCGCTCGAGCCGTGGGCTCGAATTCGACTGCCTCGACGGCCAGCCGGCCCATCTCTTCTTCGTGATCGTCGCCCCGCCCTATGACGACGCGCAGTATCTGAAGATCTACAAGCAGATGGCGGTTGCCTTCCAGACCACCGACGTTCGCGAGGCGTTTCTGAAAGCCAAGGACGAGGGGGAAGTCATCCGCGCGATGCGTCTGATGGGGGACTGA
- a CDS encoding 2-oxoacid:ferredoxin oxidoreductase subunit beta, with product MNPPEPSTTAATRRAADYKSSRKPVWCPGCGDYGVLNSIFSALATTAIDPDRLVVVSGIGCSSRMPGFIRAYGFHGAHGRALPVAVGVKTANPALDVLVVGGDGDAFSIGGGHVSHVARRNINITYIVMDNQIYGLTKGQVSPTSDPGTTTKASPYGSFEYSIQPVQLMLSYGATYVARGFSSYPKELAAMIDRGIRHNGFSFIHVLSPCVTFNKSIGYDYYQSHVVPIPDDHDTNDIWAALRLTGDPPDTYYLGVFYEVDRPSYTDMLYKGGRRPSPEPPIDTERIIRRFS from the coding sequence ATGAACCCGCCCGAGCCCTCGACGACTGCCGCCACGAGAAGGGCGGCCGACTACAAGAGCAGCCGCAAGCCCGTCTGGTGCCCCGGGTGCGGCGACTATGGGGTGCTGAACTCGATCTTCTCCGCGCTGGCCACGACCGCGATCGACCCCGATCGCCTGGTCGTCGTCTCCGGCATCGGATGCTCGAGCCGCATGCCCGGATTCATCAGGGCCTACGGCTTCCATGGAGCCCACGGACGCGCTCTCCCAGTGGCGGTGGGGGTCAAGACGGCCAATCCGGCCCTCGATGTCCTCGTCGTCGGAGGCGATGGAGACGCCTTCTCCATCGGCGGCGGACATGTGTCGCACGTCGCCCGGCGGAACATCAACATCACCTACATCGTCATGGACAATCAGATCTACGGCCTCACGAAGGGGCAGGTGTCTCCCACCTCGGACCCCGGAACGACGACCAAGGCGAGCCCCTATGGCTCCTTCGAGTACTCGATCCAACCGGTCCAGCTCATGCTCTCCTACGGCGCGACCTACGTCGCCCGCGGCTTCTCCTCCTACCCCAAGGAGCTCGCCGCCATGATCGACCGCGGGATCCGCCACAATGGCTTCTCGTTCATTCATGTCCTCAGCCCTTGCGTCACGTTCAACAAGAGCATCGGATACGACTACTATCAGAGCCACGTCGTGCCGATTCCGGACGACCACGACACGAACGACATATGGGCCGCGCTCCGCCTCACGGGAGATCCGCCAGACACCTACTACTTGGGCGTCTTCTATGAGGTCGACCGGCCATCCTATACGGACATGTTGTACAAGGGAGGCCGGCGGCCGTCTCCGGAGCCGCCGATCGACACGGAGAGGATCATAAGGAGATTCTCATAG
- a CDS encoding 2-oxoacid:acceptor oxidoreductase subunit alpha — MRPARSVPEGSLGGFMEAVREFVVGIGGESGEGVVLAGDILTMTAARMNIHSSSFRTFPAEARGGPSVVKLRLCLDHVYSLGDEYDILVAFNEDAYGLHGPDLAQHGVLVIDGEHDDPVQRRHPELADRIVYQIPMDRISRKDVGEPRTKNMVAVGAVSALFGFSRVMIEKNLAERFAKRSGKILQDNLNAFTAGYDYAVAHVEKHDPFELKEEEGEGFIVLSGNEAVALGSLYAGCRFFGGYPITPATEIMEILAYELPRVGGAMYQAEDEIASIGAVLGASFTGVRSMTATSGPGLSLMAELIGLSSMGEIPCVIVNVQRGGPSTGLPTKTEQADLSLALAATHGDAPHVVLAATTIRDCFEIMQLAFDVADCYQLPVIVLTEQALGFRRADLPRSLLRAKPVTSPLCPPQEIVDQALYFRYRLTENGVSARTIPGTIGGAHVVTGLEHAEDGKPAYDPPTRRAMMEKRQRKLTGVLKEFGSVKRYGDANPDIGVIGWGSTAGPIREAVQIACGAGVKAGGFVPRMIYPSPNEDIRAFIQSCKKVFVIEGNMSGQYAAFLRSQIPGFDPVVVTRYDGLPIQRGDVLKKIREMAP; from the coding sequence ATGCGCCCTGCGCGTTCAGTCCCCGAGGGAAGCCTGGGAGGTTTCATGGAGGCGGTCCGGGAGTTCGTCGTCGGCATCGGCGGTGAGTCGGGGGAGGGAGTCGTCCTCGCGGGCGACATCCTCACCATGACGGCCGCCAGAATGAACATCCACAGCTCGAGTTTCCGCACGTTCCCGGCGGAAGCGCGCGGAGGCCCCTCCGTGGTCAAGCTCCGGCTGTGCCTCGACCATGTATACAGCCTCGGCGACGAGTACGACATCCTCGTCGCGTTCAACGAGGATGCCTACGGCCTCCACGGCCCCGACCTCGCCCAGCACGGCGTCCTCGTGATCGACGGAGAGCACGATGATCCGGTCCAGAGGCGCCATCCGGAGCTCGCGGACCGGATCGTCTACCAGATCCCGATGGACCGGATCTCGCGCAAGGATGTCGGAGAGCCCAGAACGAAGAACATGGTCGCCGTGGGGGCGGTCTCGGCCCTGTTCGGATTCTCCAGGGTCATGATCGAGAAGAACCTCGCGGAACGATTCGCGAAAAGAAGCGGGAAGATCCTGCAGGACAACCTCAACGCCTTCACGGCAGGCTACGACTATGCCGTGGCGCACGTCGAGAAGCACGATCCCTTCGAGCTGAAGGAGGAGGAGGGCGAGGGGTTCATCGTCCTCTCCGGCAACGAGGCGGTCGCGCTCGGCTCGCTCTACGCCGGCTGCCGCTTCTTCGGAGGCTATCCGATCACCCCGGCGACCGAAATCATGGAGATCCTCGCTTATGAGCTGCCGCGCGTCGGCGGCGCCATGTATCAGGCGGAGGACGAGATCGCGAGCATCGGGGCGGTTCTCGGGGCTTCCTTCACGGGCGTGCGGTCCATGACCGCGACCTCGGGACCCGGACTCTCGTTGATGGCCGAGCTGATCGGCTTGAGTTCCATGGGGGAGATTCCTTGCGTCATCGTCAATGTCCAGCGCGGGGGTCCGAGCACGGGCCTTCCGACCAAGACCGAGCAGGCCGACCTCTCCCTCGCGCTCGCCGCGACTCACGGCGACGCGCCTCATGTCGTCCTCGCCGCCACGACGATCCGCGACTGCTTCGAGATCATGCAACTCGCGTTCGATGTAGCCGACTGCTATCAGCTCCCCGTCATCGTGCTCACGGAGCAGGCGCTCGGCTTCCGCAGGGCTGACCTCCCGCGTTCCCTCCTGCGCGCGAAGCCGGTGACGTCCCCCCTGTGCCCTCCCCAGGAGATCGTGGACCAGGCTCTCTACTTCCGCTACCGGCTCACGGAGAATGGGGTCTCCGCCAGGACGATACCCGGCACGATCGGCGGCGCGCATGTCGTGACGGGACTCGAGCACGCCGAGGACGGGAAGCCCGCCTACGATCCGCCGACGAGGCGGGCGATGATGGAAAAGCGGCAGCGCAAGCTGACCGGGGTCCTGAAGGAGTTCGGCTCCGTGAAGAGATACGGCGACGCCAACCCGGACATCGGTGTAATCGGGTGGGGGTCGACCGCCGGGCCGATCCGCGAGGCCGTGCAGATCGCGTGCGGAGCGGGAGTCAAGGCGGGCGGCTTCGTCCCGCGCATGATCTACCCGAGTCCCAATGAAGATATCCGGGCCTTCATCCAATCCTGCAAAAAGGTCTTCGTGATCGAGGGAAACATGTCGGGGCAGTATGCCGCGTTTCTCCGATCGCAGATTCCGGGGTTCGACCCGGTTGTCGTGACACGCTACGACGGCCTGCCGATCCAGCGCGGCGACGTGCTGAAGAAGATAAGGGAGATGGCGCCATGA